The following are encoded together in the Neofelis nebulosa isolate mNeoNeb1 chromosome 9, mNeoNeb1.pri, whole genome shotgun sequence genome:
- the FABP1 gene encoding fatty acid-binding protein, liver: MNFSGKYQLQSQENFEAFMKAVGLPDELIQKGKDIKGVSEIVQNGKHFKLTITTGSKVIQNEFTLGEECELETMTGEKVKAVVQMEGDNKLVTTFKGIKSVTELNGDTITNTMTLNNIVFKRISKRI; encoded by the exons ATGAACTTCTCCGGCAAGTACCAACTACAGAGCCAGGAAAACTTTGAGGCCTTCATGAAGGCAGTCG GTCTGCCTGACGAACTCATCCAGAAGGGGAAGGACATCAAGGGGGTGTCGGAGATCGTGCAGAACGGGAAGCACTTCAAGCTCACCATCACCACGGGGTCCAAAGTGATCCAAAATGAGTTCACTTTGGGGGAGGAGTGTGAGCTGGAGACCATGACTGGGGAGAAGGTCAAG GCAGTGGTTCAGATGGAAGGTGACAATAAGCTGGTGACAACTTTCAAAGGCATCAAGTCTGTGACCGAACTCAATGGCGACACAATCACCAAT ACCATGACACTGAATAACATTGTCTTCAAGAGAATCAGCAAGAGAATTTAG